A region from the Manihot esculenta cultivar AM560-2 chromosome 13, M.esculenta_v8, whole genome shotgun sequence genome encodes:
- the LOC110630448 gene encoding probable carboxylesterase 16 produces MPSVIAKLYSVFFKYQQKSLLQSLSQLPFSDKTDSFGLTSRPHESIASSNPLFTDGVATKDIHVDPFSSLSLRIFLPETALASPLATRRDYDVPTYGGYSPPTSKFNRKLPVMLQFHGGGFVSGSNDSVANDTFCRRIAKLCDVIVVAVGYRLAPESRYPAAFEDGLTVLNWLAKQANLDSCRRLGLQNRIFDSFGASMVEPWLAAHGDPSRCVLLGVSSGANIADYVARKSVEAGKLLDPVKVVAQVLMYPFFIGNTPTRSEVKLANSYFYDKSMCKLAWKLFLPEEEFDLDHPAANPLLRGRQPPLKYMPPSLIVVAENDFMRDRAIAYSEELRKVNVDAPLLDYKDAVHEFATLDVLLHTPQAKACAEDISIWVKKYVSLRGNEFSY; encoded by the exons ATGCCAAGCGTAATCGCTAAACTTTATAGCGTTTTCTTCAAATATCAACAAAAAAGCCTTCTGCAGAGCTTATCACAGCTTCCTTTCAGCGATAAAACTGACTCTTTTGGCTTAACTTCTCGGCCCCATGAATCTATCGCCTCCAGCAACCCTTTATTTACTGACGGTGTCGCTACCAAGGACATCCACGTCGAccccttttcttctctttctctccgGATCTTCCTCCCTGAAACCGCTCTCGCTTCTCCATTAGCTACTCGTCGAGATTACGATGTACCCACTTATGGAGGATATTCTCCGCCGACGAGTAAGTTCAACAGGAAGTTGCCTGTAATGTTGCAGTTTCACGGAGGTGGGTTTGTAAGTGGGAGCAATGATTCGGTGGCAAACGATACTTTTTGCAGGAGGATAGCCAAATTGTGCGACGTAATTGTTGTTGCTGTTGGGTATAGATTGGCACCAGAGAGTAGATACCCAGCTGCGTTTGAAGATGGCCTCACAGTTTTGAATTGGCTGGCCAAACAGGCGAATTTGGATTCTTGTAGGAGATTGGGTCTTCAAAATCGCATTTTTGATAGCTTTGGCGCTTCCATGGTTGAGCCTTGGCTTGCAGCTCATGGAGATCCTTCCAG GTGTGTATTACTTGGGGTGAGCTCTGGTGCAAATATAGCCGATTATGTGGCACGAAAGTCTGTAGAGGCAGGCAAGCTATTGGATCCTGTTAAGGTTGTGGCACAAGTACTAATGTACCCTTTCTTCATTGGAAATACGCCCACACGTTCTGAAGTTAAGCTGGCAAACTCATACTTCTATGATAAGTCTATGTGCAAACTGGCATGGAAGCTCTTCCTACCTGAAGAAGAATTCGACCTAGATCATCCAGCTGCTAATCCTCTTCTCCGTGGGAGACAACCACCTCTTAAGTACATGCCACCGTCGCTAATAGTTGTGGCAGAAAATGACTTTATGCGAGACCGGGCCATTGCTTACTCGGAAGAACTACGAAAAGTTAATGTGGATGCGCCCCTTCTTGATTATAAGGATGCTGTGCATGAGTTTGCTACACTTGATGTGCTGCTCCACACGCCGCAGGCCAAAGCATGTGCAGAGGATATCTCTATATGGGTGAAGAAGTATGTATCCCTCAGAGGCAATGAGTTCTCTTACTGA
- the LOC110630447 gene encoding GRAS family protein RAD1, with translation MFYTLEEEIMSPVPYMQSEFCSDNKSYETTFLDLSPFCSVPNFSAVENDSPAWFDLDETRSHKRIKQEPCSRTRANSLNSVPKLHFRDYIWAYTERYLAIEAMEEAAAAMTVGERNEVKDEEGSDGMKLVQQLIACAEAVACRDKKHASALLAELRANALVFGTSFQRVASCFVQGLSDRLALLQPLGTVGVLAPQANSVNTFKAEKDEALRLVYDICPQIQFGHFVANASILEAFEGESSVHIVDLGMTFGLPHGLQWLNLIHSLAKHPGQQPHRLRITGVGNSAELLQAIGDELDCYARSLGLNFEFLWVESTLENLKPEHFKLLAGEVVIINSILQLHCVVKESRGALNSFLQILHELSPKLLILVEQDSNHNGPFFLGRFMEALHYYSAIFDSLDAMLPKYDTRRAKIEQFFFAEEIKNIISCEGPARVERHERLDQWRRRMSRAGFQPSPIKTIMQAKQWLEKANFCEGYAVTEEKSCLVLGWKSKPIIAASCWKCP, from the coding sequence ATGTTTTATACACTTGAAGAAGAGATCATGTCTCCTGTTCCCTATATGCAATCTGAATTCTGCAGTGATAATAAAAGTTATGAGACTACTTTTCTAGATCTCAGTCCCTTCTGCTCCGTGCCAAATTTTTCTGCAGTGGAGAATGATAGTCCTGCCTGGTTTGATTTAGATGAAACTAGAAGCCACAAGAGGATAAAGCAGGAACCCTGTAGCAGGACTCGTGCAAATAGCTTGAATAGCGTGCCGAAACTTCACTTCCGGGATTATATATGGGCTTACACAGAAAGGTATCTAGCAATTGAGGCTATGGAAGAAGCAGCAGCAGCCATGACGGTTGGAGAGAGAAATGAAGTCAAGGATGAAGAAGGCAGTGATGGGATGAAACTAGTACAACAACTCATTGCTTGTGCTGAAGCTGTGGCTTGTCGCGACAAGAAACATGCTTCTGCATTATTAGCAGAGCTGAGAGCTAATGCCCTTGTATTTGGAACATCATTTCAAAGGGTTGCTTCCTGCTTTGTCCAAGGGTTGTCTGACCGGCTTGCGCTGCTTCAACCACTTGGGACGGTGGGAGTTTTAGCCCCCCAAGCAAACTCGGTCAATACTTTTAAGGCCGAAAAGGATGAGGCCTTACGCCTTGTCTACGACATTTGTCCACAGATCCAATTTGGTCATTTTGTAGCAAATGCATCCATATTAGAAGCCTTTGAGGGAGAGAGTTCTGTTCATATTGTGGACTTGGGGATGACATTTGGCCTTCCCCATGGTCTACAATGGCTCAATCTAATACACAGCCTTGCAAAACACCCTGGCCAACAACCTCACCGCCTCCGAATAACAGGTGTGGGAAACTCTGCTGAGCTCCTCCAAGCAATAGGGGATGAGCTAGATTGCTATGCACGAAGCTTGGGATTGAACTTTGAGTTTTTGTGGGTCGAAAGCACCCTAGAAAACCTGAAGCCAGAACACTTCAAACTCCTTGCTGGTGAAGTTGTAATCATCAATAGCATTCTGCAGTTGCATTGTGTAGTGAAAGAGAGCCGAGGAGCACTAAACTCATTTCTGCAGATACTACACGAGTTATCGCCAAAGCTTCTCATTCTGGTAGAGCAGGATTCAAACCACAACGGACCTTTCTTTCTAGGGAGGTTCATGGAGGCATTACATTACTATTCAGCTATTTTTGACTCACTAGACGCAATGCTGCCAAAGTACGACACAAGGCGAGCCAAGATAGAGCAGTTCTTTTTTGCCGAGGAAATTAAGAACATCATCAGCTGTGAAGGACCAGCAAGAGTCGAGAGGCACGAAAGGTTAGACCAATGGCGCAGGAGGATGAGCAGGGCTGGATTTCAGCCGTCACCAATAAAGACGATAATGCAGGCCAAGCAGTGGCTAGAAAAGGCCAACTTTTGTGAGGGTTATGCAGTCACAGAAGAGAAAAGCTGCTTGGTTCTTGGATGGAAATCAAAGCCTATAATAGCAGCTTCCTGCTGGAAATGCCCATAA